One Dunckerocampus dactyliophorus isolate RoL2022-P2 chromosome 6, RoL_Ddac_1.1, whole genome shotgun sequence genomic window, tttgtgtttttattagttattagtatcaacattttagctttttgtagttacattatgcatttttgctgtatttttccacttttgctgggtttttgtttattttatttgtgtaatGAGCCATGTTCCACTGATGGTCTCTGTGCCAAGCATAGGACATCCATGCTTGTCTCTGCCTTCTTGCCGATGTTGGTcaggggctgggttgcattatggaggttttttttttcagctttcaGACATGCATAGCACAGCGTCACGGAGATGGGGCTCACTCCCGCGCGCCCCGTCGGCAGATGCTTTGTTCCAgacctttgttgatggcttgtatttaattagcgAATGAATGTATGATtcaagaaacacttaaatgcgcACCCTTCTTTTCCGGCTCCCAACGAAGGTGGTTGCATCTTTTCCCTCTCATCTGCATTTCCTTAATCTGCATTTCGGCCTCCCTCCACGCTTTCACGCTTTTGTAGTGCAAAACTACAGTGGTTAAGATACAGTGAAGTGCAGTGCACAGCAGTATGGGGTGTCCTGTCTTTGGGCTCAAAGCAAGCTTATAGTTAATGCAGAGTCACGATGTTGAACATTTGTCGTAATCAGACGCTGACACGCACATTCTAGAGTAGAACCTGAGATATCAAAGGTCTCCTGCGTGAGCCATGACCAAATGAAGGTCAAAGGTATGAGTGAAGACTCGTTATCATCCTGACTGCGATTACAGGCCATCGTGTCATGAGAGCTTAGCTCAGCGGTAAGATTGAGGTGTTCACATTCAAATCAGAGCCAAGTCTGGTTCACATTGGGACACTCTGATCTTATTGGTGACACTTGGAGGTACCACTCAGGGCAGCGCAGACCACTTGCGAGGTTTTACTGTTTGCAATAGTGACAAAGATTGTGGAGAGACAGGCTTCCGTTTGCTTGTCCCACCAGATTGTGGCAGGCAGTTTCTGCAAGTGGTAGTGTGCTCTCTGACAAGAACTAAACAGATCCTTAAGGGTTTATAACAGGGGTGttcacatacagaaaaaaatgaatgatatcatatttttatagtAATATTTTAAAACGGGGAAAAACAGCGGGCATTATTCTAAAAAGTCAGGgtttagagatttatacatacaAAGCAACACTTGCCACCAAATGACTTCTCCCCGCGTcatgcttttcttcctgtcactcacacacacaagtgaccCGACGCAGACCCAATGCAAAATctgataaaacaaaaaatacattcatgattttgatttttttgtctcaaaaaaataattctccaaaaactggttttgaaaaagaggggtcgtcTTACAATCAGGCTTGTCTTATAGTTTCAAGTTTCACGTTTCTTAGCCAGATCAACAGTATAGGTATACAGTTGCTAGGAATGTATTTGGTGTGCTCACAGTTTGACAATACAATCACGACAATACAACTCGAGAAACAAAACTAGGGAGGGGTCAGAAATAGCACATAGAAGACAGGAATGACAGCGTAAGAACATTGAAAGAGTGCATTGGTAAAAGTGCATGGTTGTACAGGGCTGCCGGAGTAACAGCGTGCAAAATAAGCAGAAGTAGTTCGGTGGTGGAGTCCTGTTAGTGTTAGCGCATATTCAAGTGGCGGATGGCTTGTGGGTAGGTGCTGTCCCTAGAACGTGTGGTTTTGCATGTGATGCTCCGGTACCTTCTCcatgatggtaggagtgtgaatagatgGTGTGCTGGGTGAGTGGGGTCGGAGGTGATGTTCTTGGCTGTTGGATGTTCTTATATATGAACCAGTGCAGAACCGGTGGTCTAacagtcaatattttctcataattagagtagggcatcgtttgaatttgagcgattcCAATTCCGATTCCGATTCCTCGTTTGGATTCGGGTTCCTTGTTCCTgattcttttcagaggtagggtGATAAAAGTGTGCATGGCTTTAATGAGTTTGCTAACCAaaggatgaaatgtctgaatgtagccatgattattatttttttatgatatgactctaaattgtccataggtatgaatgtgagtgtgaatggttgtttgtctatatgtgccctgcgattggctggcgaccagtccacggtgtaccccgcctgtcgcccgaagtcagctgggataggctccagcatgcccccgcgaccataatgaggaagaagcggtgtagaaaatggatggatggatgaactttttatgaattacttCATTACGAATTCCTCACAGGGCTATTCATAACCAGTATagaaatatcaaaccattgaacttgaacataaatgtttggAAGTCTCTTTACATCGGAGTACACGTTCACAAATtagttttaatttttgaaaacacTCTGAAAAAGCAACGACACATAtcctgttgtttgtgtgttggaGAGTGTCTTATGGTGCTGGATAGACAAAGTGTAGCTTAACTACGTCACTGAGTACCCACTAACCACTGCACACCGTGTATGCGGAGGTGTTTAATCCTGTTAGTGGCGCACCCTCCCTGGTGGCGCTGCAAATATTGCACTGCGTCGAccgttcatttttcattttttaagcaCTCttttgtgcccccccccccccccaataaaaTTTCAACAATGCAACAACCTACTTCATCACAGAAAAAGCGCACTGACAGAGCATTCAGGagttagtcagtgcacagaaatgcaATCCACACATTCGttctttgttcttaaacctgaagTTGTTCTCACTTTGTTTTGTAAAGAAATGCTGCGTGTACTTGACACGCACTAAACATGGACCTGCCCcctaagtaaacacacacacacacacacgtttggaCTGCTTCTCTGTCTGTCAGGAAGTGCGGTAAAGCTGTCCAATCAAACACAGCCGTAAGTATTTACCTGACCAGACATGAGCTTTAGACAGCCACATCAGCACTTCGATAGATGGAAAGATAAGAGTGTTTTATAAAAGAGGCGAGCTCGCGGTAAAAAGCACTCTTTTGCTGCAGTGTCAGGGccgcccccccgcccccatccTTGGTGTACCCGTATCACGACCACAATGACTTTCAACGGCGACTGGAAAGTGGATCGCAATGAGAACTATGAGAAGTTCATGGAGCAGATGGGTATGTGAGCAAACAGGATGCCAATGGTTTGTTTTGCTGGGTTCCTGATTGGGTTACAGCAGTGCGTGTGCTGCGGTGAACATCTTACAATATTTGTCAAGCTACAATcatattgtaatatttggaacAGAATTAGGTGTAAAGCCTTGAttgaaatcattaaaaatatacactgtatactgtactgtagacatgaaaaatGCTATGTTACATAATTAAATGCAAATGTGATAAATGCAAGCGAatatcatttatatataaataggAAAAGTATTAAATGTGATATTACAATGATTCATCATTATAATTAAATAACCAGGTTAAAATGAATGGCTGTAATTAATGTATGAATAGGAAAATTTATGAAATGTTCTATTACAATTATGTATAATTAgaattaaatcattttaaaaaataaacataataaattgATATAATTTACATATAAgtaagaaaatatataaaatgtgatTCACAATTATTGAtcatataattaaataataatacttaccGAAACAATATAATGCATTTATAGCCTTAATATACAAATAggaaaatgtatgaaatgtcatatcataataatattgcaatcattcttaaataaaaaatgtaaaattaacatGATATATGCGTAATGCATCAAAACTCTTATGTATGcctatgttttgtgtttttcaccaTAAATGTAATCATAAATCATAATTTGTTGTTAACACTTTATTTGGCGCTCATTAATTAAaatacctttaaaaaaataaatttgaactGAAGTATATTTTTGAAGCCTTTTTGTGTATTAgtacaatttttaaaacatttagtAATCATCTTGATGTAatataatcatttattttaactttttttttttacagtacagtatatacaactaCAAGCTGTCTTTATTGTTACCAGTGTTGATTTTATTCTACTGCCTTTTCGTGAGGACTGTGGTTCCCAAATGCGGTTCCTTATTAAGGGCCACAATGTCAAATCACGTTTACGAGCCACTTGAATTGGAAGATTATCCCACCTGAACACACCTACAGTGCATAAAGCTACAGAGGCAAACAAAAAGCCATGCCTTTGCATGGCCCAAAGAGTGATTCACACCTTTAACGTTTTGCGCCTGTTGACAGGTATCAACATGGTGAAGAGGAAGCTGGCCGCCCACGACAACCTCAAAATCACCATCTCGCAGAACGGAGACAAGTTCCACGTCAAGGAGAGCAGCAATTTCCGCACCCTGGAAATAGACTTCACCCTGGGTGTCACCTTTGAGTACAGCCTGGCCGACGGGACGGAACTATCTGTAAGTAAACCAAACAAGACACGACTGCTGACGTTTGGTGTCAGCGTGTTGCTGCTCCGTTCATAAACCCAACAAATCAGATTTTGAACCTTTAGGGTTGCAAGAGTTGATTTGTGTGCAGACAACACAGCCTGCAACTGACAGCAGGGCTTTTATTTTGGCACTGGTTGTACCGGGGCGGAACAGTGATGCTACATTTCTAGAAATGAGGAGTATAGTTGAGAAATCTGGGAAATACTCTAAGGTGAACATGTTCAACTGATAGTTTACTTCtacatttacagtggaacctctgatgTTAAACACAATCGGGTCAACCTCCAGTTTTGTTTCAGATCGTTTTTTCCTGTAGGAAATGATGGAAAATTGACATTGCCAGgctttttcacttcatattaaGCCCCCTTTTTTATAGTATTACACTTATTGTCACTTTAACAcatactgagcagccaggacgtgTCGCAGTAACTTCACTCTCTGGCTTACGATGCTCGCTGGACTGAAGTCGTGACGTAATGCACGATGTAATGACCttttggctgtttgttttttgtaccgATATGATTCGCAAATGGGATTTTTAAGCCCCTGTGGAAAAAGAACACATTTCATGTGGAAAAGATCACAAAAACAACTTTGAACTAAATTTGAGTCCCCGTTTgaggtttttccttgcctctgtcgccaGTGTTGGCTCATTTGACAAAGTTCTGTTGGTTTTCTTTCATGTAAAGAACCAATCataagtttggagacactttttcatgctattgaatgagaatGTGTCCAGAAACTTATGAACAATACACAACCGAAGTTACCTCAACGAGAAAGAGTCTTCAAAACTTTGAATCGGtgccatataaataatatttgaaTGGACGTGACCCCCTGCAGGGCGCATGGGCCATGGAGGGGGACATGCTGAAGGGCATTTTCAACAGGAAAGACAACGGCAAGCAACTGACAACCACCAGAATTGTGCAAGGAGATGAGCTCATACAGGTGGGGCACACATGATGAACCACGCAATCCATCACAAATGAGCCCCTTAGGTTGTATGACGCTTTTGTCTTCCTCCCGCAGAACTACAACTATGAAGGCGTGGACGCTAAAAGAATTTTCAAGAGGGCTTAGAACAAACTTGAAGAACAACCTTGGGAGGTGTTTCTAGTCCGGGTTAGCGGCAGTACTGTATTGTGTTGAGTAGTCATGGCGTCTACTTGCATAACCTGGACAAAGTGCACTGTGTGTACTGCATAAATCTAAAAATGCACTGGATTTGACActgcagtaataaaaaaaaaaacacacacacacacaaattcttCTTTCACTTTCAAGCAAGACACGGGTAATGTGAGACAATAATTTATTcaacagtaataaataaaaaaaataaatatatattatctacaaaaatataaagtgCAAGACAGATTTTGACGTTTCCCGAAATCGATTTGCTACTCGTATGGAGCCTCGGCGAAAACCACTGAGGCAAACACGTCCTTACATACAAGGCAGCACCAGCCGGAACCAcacagaaccagaaccagagATGACACGAGATTATGCCTATGGGGAAAATGGAAGTCAACGTGGGCAAACCATCCGCAAAGATGTTGAACGACGAGTCATGTACCGCATATCCTAAAAAAGTGGCCTAATGAGACCGTTTGTCACATAAACACTTCACCTCAAATAGATAGGGCAAAAAATAGCAACACACGGTACAGTACAATACCCCCTGATtcatatgtattcatatatagGTGACATCACAGCAGCAGGACAGT contains:
- the fabp2 gene encoding fatty acid-binding protein, intestinal isoform X1, with the protein product MTFNGDWKVDRNENYEKFMEQMGINMVKRKLAAHDNLKITISQNGDKFHVKESSNFRTLEIDFTLGVTFEYSLADGTELSGAWAMEGDMLKGIFNRKDNGKQLTTTRIVQGDELIQNYNYEGVDAKRIFKRA
- the fabp2 gene encoding fatty acid-binding protein, intestinal isoform X2, with the translated sequence MVKRKLAAHDNLKITISQNGDKFHVKESSNFRTLEIDFTLGVTFEYSLADGTELSGAWAMEGDMLKGIFNRKDNGKQLTTTRIVQGDELIQNYNYEGVDAKRIFKRA